One genomic region from Sulfurimonas sp. hsl 1-7 encodes:
- the coaE gene encoding dephospho-CoA kinase (Dephospho-CoA kinase (CoaE) performs the final step in coenzyme A biosynthesis.), with protein sequence MAFEYAIALTGGIATGKSTVASLLALNGMRVIDADTISHKILDASSEWVKETFGEEYIKGVNKVDRAKLGAYIFATPEAKKKLEEFLHPKIKAEIEKQSEKQDSFEFPYLIDIPLFFENNNYDIKDSVVVYTPSDIQLERFMKRNGFSEEESRRRIASQLPIEEKKKRATWVIDNSKDLKHLQNEVELFVEKIKKIYNK encoded by the coding sequence ATGGCATTTGAGTATGCCATCGCTTTAACTGGAGGGATCGCTACCGGAAAGAGTACTGTAGCATCTCTACTAGCATTAAATGGTATGAGAGTGATAGATGCCGATACTATTTCTCATAAGATACTTGACGCATCATCTGAGTGGGTTAAAGAGACTTTTGGTGAAGAGTATATCAAAGGTGTAAATAAAGTAGACCGAGCAAAACTTGGTGCTTATATATTTGCAACTCCTGAGGCTAAAAAAAAGCTTGAAGAGTTTTTACATCCAAAGATCAAAGCTGAAATAGAAAAACAGAGTGAAAAACAAGATAGTTTTGAGTTCCCATATCTAATTGACATCCCCCTCTTTTTTGAAAATAATAATTATGACATTAAAGATAGTGTTGTAGTATACACTCCGAGTGATATTCAGTTAGAGCGTTTTATGAAACGTAACGGTTTTAGCGAAGAGGAATCACGTAGAAGAATAGCATCTCAACTTCCGATTGAAGAGAAGAAAAAACGTGCTACTTGGGTGATTGATAACTCAAAAGATCTCAAACATCTACAAAATGAAGTGGAACTTTTTGTAGAAAAGATTAAAAAGATATACAATAAATAG
- a CDS encoding spermidine synthase: MKEFIYNEMMVHVPLCTHKEPKKVLIISDNASGMVGEIEKHEGIDCDVISTNINLLRDAADNAYDVVISELESDAAVLAHYNRVLNEEGLLVSKHPSLDDVDANKQMMEILGKYAKIIMPYNLGICETALLASKAYHPTADIILHRADMLDNLDFYNSDVHPAAFAMGNYIRKEYLGIIKN; this comes from the coding sequence AAGAGCCAAAAAAAGTTTTAATTATCAGTGATAATGCAAGCGGTATGGTTGGTGAGATCGAGAAACATGAGGGGATCGACTGTGATGTGATCTCTACAAATATCAATCTTTTAAGAGATGCTGCAGATAATGCATACGATGTTGTGATTTCTGAGCTTGAGAGTGATGCTGCAGTATTAGCACACTATAACCGCGTTTTAAACGAAGAAGGTTTACTTGTAAGCAAACACCCGTCTTTAGATGATGTAGATGCAAATAAACAGATGATGGAGATCTTAGGGAAATATGCAAAGATTATTATGCCATATAACCTTGGAATATGTGAAACTGCACTTTTAGCTTCAAAAGCATACCATCCAACTGCAGATATTATTTTACACCGTGCAGATATGTTAGACAATTTAGACTTTTATAATTCTGATGTACATCCTGCTGCATTTGCAATGGGGAACTACATCCGTAAAGAATACTTAGGGATTATCAAAAACTAA